The Deinococcus sp. KNUC1210 nucleotide sequence AAAGCCGTGGTCAGTGGGGAGGTGATTGGGATTGATATCAATGCAAACCTGATTGCCGAAGCGGTACAGAACCATCAGCTTCCCAATCTTTCGTTTCAATGCGCCGATCTTTCTACACTCGAACGTCTGGAGAGTGTCCATCCCAGGTTCGATCTTGTCGTGGCAGCCCGTGTTCTACAGTGGCTAACCCATCCAGCAGACGCACTCAAACAGATGGTTTCTGTCCTCAGATCAGGAGGAAAGCTCTTTGTTCTCGATTACAACCACACCAAGGCACGGCTTTTTCCCCCGCCTCCCGAAACGATGATGTACTTCCGCAAACGCTATCTGGACTGGCGTGCAGATGCGGGAATGGGCAATGAGATCGCGGATCATCTCAGAGAGTTGATGGAACTTTCAGGATTAAGCGATATCAGGAGCACCGAACAGCACGAACTGACACGCCGAGGAGAGAGCGAGTTTGCACGCAGGATCAGTCTGTGGGCAGAGGTCGCATCCACGCGAGGTCATCAGGTTGTTGCCGACGGCTATCTGAGCGAGCAGGAACGACAAACGGCCGTCAATGACTTTCAGGACTGGATGCAGAACGATGCAGCCGAACAGTCTTTCTACCTCTTAAGCGTGGTCGGGACAAAGTTGGCCTGAGCACACTGGACACAGCAAGGCGAAGGGAGCGCCCTGAGCGGGTATACCTGCCCTCACACCAGCAGGTCGGCGAAATCGTCGTCTTCGGTTTCCATCGCCAGCGGCAGGGTGAAGTAGAAACTCGCGCCCTTGCCACGCTCCGACTCAACCCAGATACGCCCGCCGTGTCCCTCGACCGCCAGTTTGCAGAAAGCCAGCCCCATGCCGGTGTCGAATCGGCCGTGCAGCGTCAGGCGCGACTGCTCGAAGGCCGCGAACAGGTTGGGAATGTCCTCGGCGGGAATACCCTCGCCGTCGTCGTGAATGGCACACAGCAGTTCATTGCCCTGCACCTGCGCCCGCAGCGTAATGACGCCGCCCGTCGTGGTGTGCTTCATGGCGTTTGAAAGCAGGTTGGCATAGATACGCCGCAGAATTTCCGGGTCGGCCAGGACCGGAGGCATTTCGCCCGGCACCTGTATTCGCAGATGCCGTTCACGCATGCCCACGCCCACATCGCCGCGTGCCTGCTCGATCACCTCGGTAAACTGCACCGCGAAGACCAGTTCGGTGTTCAGCTTCATCTTGCCCGCCTGAATCTTGCGGACATCGAGCATGTTCACTGACAGGTGCAGCAGATGGTAGGTTTCCTCGCGTGCCAGCTTGACCAGCTCACGCGACTCGCCGCTCAGGTCGGTGTCGTCCTCGACCACTTCCAGCAGCCCCAGCACCGCCGCGATAGGGTTCTTCAGGTCGTGCACCAGCATATGAACGAGCTGGTCGCGCACCCGTTCCTCGTGTTCCCAGCTCTCCATGCGGCGCTGCAAGGTCGCCATGCGCTCGGTTTGCTCGCGGGTCTGCCGCACCCGCTCCAGCAGCGTTCTGACCTGAGAGGCCATCGCCTCGGTGGGCGTGTTGTCGCTCATCAGGGCGTCGGCCCCGGCCTGAAGCATCGGACCCAGGCCCTGTGTGCCCACCGCCAGCCAGCGGGTATGCGCCAGGTCTTCACGGCCCCGCAGCATCCCCAGCACGTCGTGAAGCGGCAGTCTGCTGGGCAGATCGGTATACAGCAGCACCACATCTGGCGGTGTCAGATGTGTTTCGCGCAGCAGCCCTTCAGCGTCTGCCACATGCATCAGTTCGGCCATCGGAACAGCCGATGCCAGCGCCATCGTTCTCGAAGGGTCGCTTGCCGCTACCATCACCACCGGTTTATTGACCATTCCTACTTCCTAGAATACCCAATCGCTTCGCCGACATTCCATCGGCAGAACGACATTTGCCCCGCCCCGAGAGAGGGCAGGGCGACTGAACAGAAAAACCGCAGCCTGAAAGCAGGTTTCAGGTGCCGATTACAGCAGGCCGCTGCGCCTCAGCAGGGCATCGGGATCGGGGGCACGGCCCATGAATTCCTCGAACAGGGCGTCAGGAGCGGCGCTGTTTCCTCTCGACAGCACCGAATTCACGAATGCCTGACCGGTCTGACGATTGAAGATGCCTTCCTTCTCGAAGCGCGAGAAGGCGTCGGCCTCCAGCACTTCAGCCCACTTGTAGCTGTAATAGCCTGCCGCGTAGCCCACCGGACTGGAAAACAGATGTCCGAAATTGGTGATGCGGGCGTCGTCGGGCAGCGCGGGCACCGGCAGGAAGGGAGCCATCATCTCGCGGGAGTAGCTGAGCGGGTCGCCTGATTCGGGCGTGTACTCGGTGTGCAGCGCCAGATCGACGGTTGCGAACGAATACTGACGCATAGCCGCGTTGGCCGCACGGAAATTGCGGGCACGCAGCATCTTCTGATACAGCTCGTCCGGCACAGGCTCGCCCGTCTGGTAGTGCCGCCCGAACAGATTCAGCGCTTCTCTGTTCCAGGTCCAGTTCTCCATGAAATGCGAGGGCAGTTCCACGAAATCCCAGGCGACGCTGGTGCCCGACAGCGACCTCAGCGGCACCCGCGACAGCGAACTGTGCAGCAGATGCCCGAATTCATGGAACACCGTTTCCACTTCGTCATGGCTGAGCAGTGCGGGCGTATCGGCGCTGGGCGGCGTCAGATTGCCCGCCATCAGCCCCAGGTGAGGGCGGAAACTGCCGTCCGGCTGCGGCCCGCCGGTCTTGAGCTTGTTGTGCCACGCCCCGCCGCGCTTGCTGTCACGCGGGAACCAGTCGGTATAGAAACTGGCGAGATGCGTGCCTGTCTCGTCCTGAATGGTGTAGAAGCGTACCTCGGGATGCCAGCCGGGAGCCTCGGCAGGCGCGACCACGATCCCGAAGAGGCGACTGGCGATGTCGAACAGGCCTGACAGCACGCTGTCAATGGCGAAATACGGGCGCAGCGCCTCGTCGTCGAAGTCGTAGGTGGCGAGGCGCTGTTTTTCGGCCCAGTACGAGGTGTCCCAGGGAGCAAGGGCAGGCGCGTCCTGACCGACCTGCTGGCGATAGTACGATTCCAGCTCGGCGTTCTCACGCACAAAAGCCGGGCGGGTCCGCTTCTCCAGGTCGCGCTCGAAGGCCAGTGCGCCTGCACCGCTTTTGGCCATCCGGTCTTCCAGCAGATAATCGGCGTAGTTGGCGTAGCCCAGCAGCTCGGCCTTTTCCTGGCGCAGCCGCAGAATGTCTGGCAGCAGCGCGGTATTGTCGCGCCCCTCGCCCGTTCCGACGGCGTTGAAGGCGCGGTACAGCTCTTCGCGTAGCGTCCGGTCTTCGCCGTAGGTGAGAATCGGAATGTAGGTGGGGGCGTGCAGCGTCAGGCGGTGCATCCCCGGCTGCCCATGCGTGGCAGCGTCGCGGGCGGTGGCCTGCTGAATGCGTTCTGGTACACCCGCGAGGCGCTCGGCAGGCACGTACAGCTCGAACGCTCCTACGCCGTCCATGCTGTTGCTGCTGTACCTGCTGGTGATCTCACCCAGCTCGATATTCAGCGCCTTGAGCCGCGCCTGCTCTTCGGACGGCAGATCTGCACCGCTGCGCCGGAAGTCGTCGAGACTGAGCTTCAGGAAGCGGGCCTCCACAGTGCCGAGAGCAGCGGCGGCGTCGCTGGCGGCAAAGCGCTTCAGGGCGGCGTACAGACCCGCGTGCATACCCAGATCGGTATAGAACGCACTGACCTTGGGCTGAATGACCCTGCGAGCGGCCCGCCACTCATCGCTCGACACCACGCCTTCCAGGTGATGCACCACCGTGACAGCGGTATCCAGGCGCTCGGTCAGGCGATCGAGCCGCTTCAGGAAGCCGGGCTGGTCATCGGACTGCGCCAGCGCTTCCAGATCGGCCCGCGCCTGGTCGATCAGGGTGTCGACGGCGGGTTCGGCGTGTTCGGGGCGGATACGGTCGAAGGGAATCAGAAACTCGGTATCGAGCAGTGGATTGTGTGCTGCCTGGGGGGTGGGGACGACGTCCTGAGCAGTGGTCATCCGGGGAGTATAGAACCTGACAGGAATCGCAGGCGGCGAGAATGATGACAACAGCCCTAAGCAACGTGGTGTATCGAGAGGGCGCACAGGCCGGCTGATCTGTCCGGACGCCGCGCCGCCGGGCATGGCAACATGCGGTATGCAGAGTCCGACCCTCCGCCCTTTCGATGCGGCTGCCGATTACGCGCTGCTGGCCGAGTTTCTGACGCGGCTGCACCCAGGTTCCCCGCAGAGTGCCGAAGACCTGCTGCGCTTCGACGCCGGACGCCTGCCCGACGAGCACCACGCCCGCACGCTGGCTGTACTGGACGGCGAACTGGTCGGCATGGTCGAAACCGAGCGCTCCCGCCAGTTCAATCAGCCGGGGTGGTACGGCCTGCACGTCAGAACGGCGGAGACGGACCTGTGGCACCGGCTGGAACGCAGCGGGCTGGACACGCTGCGCCCGCTCTCCCCTGCCGTGCTGCACACCAGTGTGCGCGAGGACTGGACGGAATATCCGCGCCTGAAGGCCGAAGGCTGGCAGGAGCACGAGCGCACATGGCTGAGCGTCCTCGATCTGAAACGCTTTGACGCGGCTGCCTTCGCGGCCCAGGCGCAGCGGGCGCAGGCAGCGGGCATCGTGATCGCCACACCGGAAGAACTCGGCTGGGACGGCAGCGAAGCCGTCCAGCGCCGACTGTACGAACTCGTCGTCCTGCTGCTGAGCGACGTGCCCACCACCGACCCCCTGATTCCCTGGCCGTTCGAGGTCTGGCAGCGCCGCATCATGCAGGAACACTTTCATCCCGCTGGTCCGCTGATCGCGGTGCAGGGCGGCGAGTGGGTCGGCCTGACCGAGCTGTATCAGCCGATGCTGTCCCGGCCCGGCACGCTGCGGCAGGGCCTGACCGGTGTTCGGCGCGAGTGGCGCGGCAACGGCGTGGCCTGGGCGCTGAAGCTGCGGGCAGCGGCGCGGGCGCAGGAGCAGGGCTGGCAGCAGATCCTGACGAGCAACCATGTCAACAACCGCGAAATGCTGGGCATCAACGAGGCGATGGGCTTCGTGAAGGAACCCGCGCTGGTGGTGCTGAAGCGGGCATGGAACGGATAAAACCCCGGCACCTCCTTCGCCGCGACCATCTGGCCTGCGTTCAGCTCTGCGGAGGCTCGGCCCGTTCCAGCAACATCGCGTCACCCAGACTGTAGAACCTGTAGCCCGTGTCCAGCGCTGCCGAATACGCCGCCCGGATGCGTTCCTCACCCGCAAAGGCCGCCACCAGCAGCAGCAGCGTGCTTCCCGGCAGATGCAGGTTGGTGATCAGCAGGTCGGGCACAAAGCTGGCGTACCCCGGCGTGATGAAGATGCTGGTGTCACCGGGGCCAGCGTGCAGCTCGGTTCCGTCCCAGGCGCTCTGGAGGGCGCGGACACTCGTGGTGCCGACCGCCACCACCCGCCGCCCTTCCCGCTTCGCCCGGTTGACCGCGTCTGCCGTCGCCTGTGAAATATCGAAGCTTTCGGCGTGCATCACGTGTTCCGACACGGGGCCGGAGATGGGCTTGAAGGTTCCGGCTCCCACGTGCAGCGTGATGGCGGCCCGCTGCACGCCCATGCTGTCGAGCCGGGCGAGCAGTTCGGGCGTGAAGTGCAGCCCCGCCGTCGGAGCCGCCACGCTGCCGGGCGTCTGGGCGTACACCGTCTGATAGCGCTGCTGAAAGTCAGCGTCCTGAAGCTGAGCATCGCCAGTCGCGATATAGGGCGGCAGCGGCAGCGTACCGATCCTCTCCAGATGCGGCAGGATGTCTTCCGGAAAGCTCAGCAGACGGGCGCCGTCCTCCAGCACACCCACCACTTCGGCCTGCACATCACCCAGCAGCAACACGTTTCCGGCACGCTTCGCGGGCTTGAGATATGCGCTCCAGACGTGCTCGCCCAGCTCCGGACGGACTTCCTGACGCAGCAGCAGCACCTCGATTCTGCCGCCGCCCTGCCCACCTGCGCTCGGCTTGTGGGCCATCACGCGGGCCGGAATGACGCGGCTTTCGTTGAAAACCAGCACGTCACCGGGCCGCAGCAGGTCGGGCAGCTCACGGAACACGCGGTGTTGAAGACGTTCCTGCTCCACCACCATCAGGCGGCTGGCATCTCGCGGTTCAGCCCCGGTCTGGGCGATGCGCTCCGGGGGCAGCTCGAAGCTCAGGCGGGCCAGCAGCGCATCCAGATTTTCCGCGCTCATTCCGGCGTGGCGGCGACCGGGCGATGACGGGCAGGCATCAGCGCATCTTCGATGTCGGGCAGGTGAATGAAGCGGTCGGCGGCGTCCACCAGTTTCTGCGCGGTGTGCTCGCGGAAGGCCACGACCTCGACCCGCTTGCCGCGCTCCTGCAAAACCTCGACGATATCGGTGAAGTCGCCGTCGCCGCTGCCCAGCACCACCACGTCGAGGTGGTCGATCAGCCGGAACATGTCGGCCACGATGCCCATATCCCAGTTGCCTTCATAGATGGGCCGCCCGCCCTCCGCTACGTGGTGCAGCGTCAGGTTCATGCGGCGCACCTTGTAGCCCAGCGCCGAGAGCTTGTAGATGAATGGCCGCGCCGTGCCCTCGCCTTCCTTTTCGACGGTGTAGGCGAGGGCGTGGACCAGTTCGCGCCCTTCGCGGGCCGAGTTGAGGATGGTCTCGAAATTGACCGTGCGCTCCAGCAGGTCGCGGGCGCTGTGATAAAGGTTCTGGGTATCGATAAACAGGCCGATTCTGGGTTTATGAACAACGTATTGCATGGTTCTCCAAAGGGATGGTGCACAAAGGTGGTTGCCGACTGCCTCAACAGGAGTGTGGTGGACGGGGGTACCCACACCTCACTTCACATGAAAGCATACCCCAAGAGCGTCAAGAAACAATAAAGAAATCATCAATCGAGAAAGGCGGGAGGTCGGAGCCGACATGGACCCGGCCACCTGCTCCCGCCTTTTCGTCCGCAGCGCTCAGCCGGTGTTGCGAACGCCCGCCGAAATGCCTTGCACGCTCAGCAGCAGTGGACGTTCAAGAGCGTCCAGGCCGCCTTCCACCGCACGCGAACGCCTCAGCAGCTCGACCTGAAGACGGTGAATCGGGTCGATGTACGGATTGCGGAGTTCGATGCTGCGCTTCAGACGCGGTTCCGCATTCAGCAGTTCGCCCCCCACCGCGCTCTCGACGAGCTGCACCGTCGCGGTGTACGCCGCTTCCAGCTTGCCTGCCAGATGAGATGGACTGCACAGCCGCAGATACTCCTCGAAGATGCTCAGGTCGGATTTGGCGAGACTCATCTGGGCGTTGTCGAGCATGCTGCGGAAGAAGGGCCAGGCGGCGTACATCTCGCGGCACAGCTCCGGGCCGATGGCTTCCAGGCCCTCTTTCAGCCCGTACCAGCCGGGCAGATTCGAGCGATTCTGCGTCCAGCTCATGACCCAGGGGATGGCACGCAGGTTGTGCAGCGTGGGGGCACCGGGCCGCCGCACCGGGCGCGACGCGATATTCAGGCGCGAGATCTCGTGGATCGGCGTGACTTCCTCGAAGAAGGGCAGGAACGCCGGATCTTCGACCAGTTCGCGGTAGGCGGCAGCACTGACCTGACTGGCACGGGTCAGGGCGTCGGTCCAGGCAGCGGGCAACTCGTCGGCGGGGCGGGCCGAGGCGAGCAGCAGGCCGTACAGCGCCTGCTCCAGATTGCGCTGGGCCAGCACCGGATGGCTGTACTTGTCGGCCAGCGCTTCGCCCTGCTCGGTGATCTTCAGGCCCGCGTCAATGGTGCCCGCTGGCTGCCCCAGGATGGCCCGGCCCGCAGGCCCGCCGCCGCGCCCGATGCTGGTGCCGCGCCCGTGAAAGAAGCGCCACGGCACGCCCGCCTTACGGCAGACCTTCGAGATGTTGCGCTGAGCCTCGTGCAGCGCCCAGTTGGCTGCCAGGAATCCGGCGTCCTTGTTGCTGTCGGAGTATCCCAGCATGATTTCCTGCACGCTGCTTCCCAGGACGAAGCGGTATTCCGGCAGGCTCAACAGTTCCCACATGATGCCGGGAGCGCGTTCCAGGTCGTCGAGCGTTTCGAACAGCGGCACCGGCAGAATGCCGAAGCCCACCTCGCGTGCCAGGATCAGCGGTTCCAGCACGTCTGACACGCTCTCGGACATGCTGACGATATAGCGCCCGAACGCTCTTGGCCCCACCACCGCGCACGCCGCCGACACTTCACGGATCGGCCCGATGGCGCGTTCCAGGTCTTCGGGCAGCGGCGTTCCGGCAGGCCACAGCGGGCGGCGCGAGCGGAGTTCACGGGTCAGCAGTTCCAGGCGGGCATGCTCCGGCAGTGCCAGATAATCGGCCTCGACGCCTGCCTCTTTCAACAGGGCGGCCACCGCTGCCCCGGTCAGGGCGCTGTGCTCGCGCACGTCCAAGCTCACCAGATGCTGTCCGAAGACCCGCGCCGTGGTCAGCAGAGGGGTCAGCAGCAGGTCGGCGCTGCGGCCCTGCCCGTCGGCCCGCAGCTGCAGATTCAGCGCTTCCAGGCGAGGCAGCAGCTCGACCGGTCTGCCGTCGCGCACCGCGTTGTGCAGCTCGCGCAGTTCGGTGCGGTAGACCTCCTCGCCCTCGGCGTCCTGGGTCAGATCGGGCTGGTTCAGGTCGGCGTGGCTGGCCTCGGGGTGAATGCCGTCCTGCGCCTGGCTCAGATCGGCATACGCCTTGCGGATCGCCTGGAGCAGCAGCTCGCGTGCCCGTTCGCGGTGCAGAACCAACGTCTCGCGGGTGGCGGTCGGCGTCACGAAGGGATTGCCGTCGCGGTCGCCACCCATCCAGCTGTTCAGGCTGATCGGCAGGTGGGCCGAGGTTCCGCGCCCGTACACCTCGCGAAAAGCGCGGTTCAGGTCGCGCTGAAGGGAAGGAAGCGCCGCCGAGATGACCGCGATGTAACTGAGCCCGCCCTTGACCTCATCCTGCACGGTGGGCTTCAGACGGCGCAGTTCGGGCGTGCTCCACAGCGCTTCGATGTGCGCGGCGATGCGGTCCACGGCATTGGGCGTCAGGTTGGGAA carries:
- the queA gene encoding tRNA preQ1(34) S-adenosylmethionine ribosyltransferase-isomerase QueA, translated to MSAENLDALLARLSFELPPERIAQTGAEPRDASRLMVVEQERLQHRVFRELPDLLRPGDVLVFNESRVIPARVMAHKPSAGGQGGGRIEVLLLRQEVRPELGEHVWSAYLKPAKRAGNVLLLGDVQAEVVGVLEDGARLLSFPEDILPHLERIGTLPLPPYIATGDAQLQDADFQQRYQTVYAQTPGSVAAPTAGLHFTPELLARLDSMGVQRAAITLHVGAGTFKPISGPVSEHVMHAESFDISQATADAVNRAKREGRRVVAVGTTSVRALQSAWDGTELHAGPGDTSIFITPGYASFVPDLLITNLHLPGSTLLLLVAAFAGEERIRAAYSAALDTGYRFYSLGDAMLLERAEPPQS
- a CDS encoding methyltransferase domain-containing protein, translated to MTDRLTALRRAAFPTEAASILRARSLETDYSHLSQSLQPGQRVLDVGCGTGAMTLGIAKAVVSGEVIGIDINANLIAEAVQNHQLPNLSFQCADLSTLERLESVHPRFDLVVAARVLQWLTHPADALKQMVSVLRSGGKLFVLDYNHTKARLFPPPPETMMYFRKRYLDWRADAGMGNEIADHLRELMELSGLSDIRSTEQHELTRRGESEFARRISLWAEVASTRGHQVVADGYLSEQERQTAVNDFQDWMQNDAAEQSFYLLSVVGTKLA
- a CDS encoding phosphoenolpyruvate carboxylase encodes the protein MSLNEDVNVLGRTLGTVLSEQEGPEFLALVERVRALVRQVRAGESDEPLRELLLQADAHTAENLVRAFALYFQLVNLAEEYERVRVLTSSPGPRPQSLGRALIELKEMGLSADDVEALIQRLDLGLTFTAHPTEMRRRTVRTHLVEVAEDIPNLTPNAVDRIAAHIEALWSTPELRRLKPTVQDEVKGGLSYIAVISAALPSLQRDLNRAFREVYGRGTSAHLPISLNSWMGGDRDGNPFVTPTATRETLVLHRERARELLLQAIRKAYADLSQAQDGIHPEASHADLNQPDLTQDAEGEEVYRTELRELHNAVRDGRPVELLPRLEALNLQLRADGQGRSADLLLTPLLTTARVFGQHLVSLDVREHSALTGAAVAALLKEAGVEADYLALPEHARLELLTRELRSRRPLWPAGTPLPEDLERAIGPIREVSAACAVVGPRAFGRYIVSMSESVSDVLEPLILAREVGFGILPVPLFETLDDLERAPGIMWELLSLPEYRFVLGSSVQEIMLGYSDSNKDAGFLAANWALHEAQRNISKVCRKAGVPWRFFHGRGTSIGRGGGPAGRAILGQPAGTIDAGLKITEQGEALADKYSHPVLAQRNLEQALYGLLLASARPADELPAAWTDALTRASQVSAAAYRELVEDPAFLPFFEEVTPIHEISRLNIASRPVRRPGAPTLHNLRAIPWVMSWTQNRSNLPGWYGLKEGLEAIGPELCREMYAAWPFFRSMLDNAQMSLAKSDLSIFEEYLRLCSPSHLAGKLEAAYTATVQLVESAVGGELLNAEPRLKRSIELRNPYIDPIHRLQVELLRRSRAVEGGLDALERPLLLSVQGISAGVRNTG
- a CDS encoding NYN domain-containing protein is translated as MQYVVHKPRIGLFIDTQNLYHSARDLLERTVNFETILNSAREGRELVHALAYTVEKEGEGTARPFIYKLSALGYKVRRMNLTLHHVAEGGRPIYEGNWDMGIVADMFRLIDHLDVVVLGSGDGDFTDIVEVLQERGKRVEVVAFREHTAQKLVDAADRFIHLPDIEDALMPARHRPVAATPE
- a CDS encoding M3 family metallopeptidase, which translates into the protein MTTAQDVVPTPQAAHNPLLDTEFLIPFDRIRPEHAEPAVDTLIDQARADLEALAQSDDQPGFLKRLDRLTERLDTAVTVVHHLEGVVSSDEWRAARRVIQPKVSAFYTDLGMHAGLYAALKRFAASDAAAALGTVEARFLKLSLDDFRRSGADLPSEEQARLKALNIELGEITSRYSSNSMDGVGAFELYVPAERLAGVPERIQQATARDAATHGQPGMHRLTLHAPTYIPILTYGEDRTLREELYRAFNAVGTGEGRDNTALLPDILRLRQEKAELLGYANYADYLLEDRMAKSGAGALAFERDLEKRTRPAFVRENAELESYYRQQVGQDAPALAPWDTSYWAEKQRLATYDFDDEALRPYFAIDSVLSGLFDIASRLFGIVVAPAEAPGWHPEVRFYTIQDETGTHLASFYTDWFPRDSKRGGAWHNKLKTGGPQPDGSFRPHLGLMAGNLTPPSADTPALLSHDEVETVFHEFGHLLHSSLSRVPLRSLSGTSVAWDFVELPSHFMENWTWNREALNLFGRHYQTGEPVPDELYQKMLRARNFRAANAAMRQYSFATVDLALHTEYTPESGDPLSYSREMMAPFLPVPALPDDARITNFGHLFSSPVGYAAGYYSYKWAEVLEADAFSRFEKEGIFNRQTGQAFVNSVLSRGNSAAPDALFEEFMGRAPDPDALLRRSGLL
- a CDS encoding GNAT family N-acetyltransferase, translated to MQSPTLRPFDAAADYALLAEFLTRLHPGSPQSAEDLLRFDAGRLPDEHHARTLAVLDGELVGMVETERSRQFNQPGWYGLHVRTAETDLWHRLERSGLDTLRPLSPAVLHTSVREDWTEYPRLKAEGWQEHERTWLSVLDLKRFDAAAFAAQAQRAQAAGIVIATPEELGWDGSEAVQRRLYELVVLLLSDVPTTDPLIPWPFEVWQRRIMQEHFHPAGPLIAVQGGEWVGLTELYQPMLSRPGTLRQGLTGVRREWRGNGVAWALKLRAAARAQEQGWQQILTSNHVNNREMLGINEAMGFVKEPALVVLKRAWNG
- a CDS encoding ATP-binding protein, which produces MVNKPVVMVAASDPSRTMALASAVPMAELMHVADAEGLLRETHLTPPDVVLLYTDLPSRLPLHDVLGMLRGREDLAHTRWLAVGTQGLGPMLQAGADALMSDNTPTEAMASQVRTLLERVRQTREQTERMATLQRRMESWEHEERVRDQLVHMLVHDLKNPIAAVLGLLEVVEDDTDLSGESRELVKLAREETYHLLHLSVNMLDVRKIQAGKMKLNTELVFAVQFTEVIEQARGDVGVGMRERHLRIQVPGEMPPVLADPEILRRIYANLLSNAMKHTTTGGVITLRAQVQGNELLCAIHDDGEGIPAEDIPNLFAAFEQSRLTLHGRFDTGMGLAFCKLAVEGHGGRIWVESERGKGASFYFTLPLAMETEDDDFADLLV